A region of Salirhabdus salicampi DNA encodes the following proteins:
- a CDS encoding CHY zinc finger protein, with product MNIKGVTVKGNLIDYETRCIHYHSPLDVIAIKFKCCEVYYPCYKCHNENTDHAIQVWEVHEFQEKAILCGMCGLEMTIHDYLQHGEKCQRCRTAFNPGCRLHRHIYFQE from the coding sequence GTGAACATAAAAGGAGTTACGGTAAAAGGAAACCTTATAGATTATGAAACAAGATGTATACATTACCATTCACCATTAGATGTGATTGCCATCAAATTTAAATGCTGTGAAGTATATTACCCGTGTTACAAGTGTCATAATGAAAACACAGACCACGCAATTCAAGTGTGGGAGGTTCACGAGTTTCAAGAAAAAGCGATCTTATGCGGAATGTGTGGGTTAGAAATGACGATTCATGATTATTTACAACATGGGGAAAAATGCCAACGCTGTCGTACAGCCTTCAATCCTGGCTGCCGACTTCATCGCCATATATATTTTCAGGAATAA